In Raphanus sativus cultivar WK10039 chromosome 5, ASM80110v3, whole genome shotgun sequence, the following proteins share a genomic window:
- the LOC108857199 gene encoding protein arginine N-methyltransferase 2, which produces MEEADQLCLAAKSNDLKKVQTLITSGADVSHFDIDGLTPLMHAAKTGNAEIISELLEAGAPWNALSPSNLSAGDFAMEAGHQEAFDLLLRTGIQSELILGTIARKETKNEYSNREYLQDRVTFSEDKIMDNESKGVMMAWEKPLMEAHAKAICTNGGSILNVGFGMGLVDTAIQRYNPTKHTIVEAHPDVYKRMIESGWGEKENVRIVFGRWQDVVDELDECGYDGVFFDTYGEYYEDLWEFHQRLPKLLKPDGVYSYFNGFCGSNAFFHVVYCNLVTLEIESLGFSTQLIPLPVKDCLGDEVWEGVKQKYWQLDTYYLPVCQFSE; this is translated from the coding sequence ATGGAAGAAGCAGATCAGTTATGTCTGGCAGCTAAATCCAACGACTTGAAAAAGGTCCAAACCCTGATTACCTCCGGCGCCGACGTTTCACACTTCGACATCGACGGTCTAACGCCGTTAATGCAcgccgccaaaaccggaaacgCAGAGATCATCTCCGAACTGCTCGAAGCGGGAGCTCCATGGAACGCATTATCCCCATCAAACCTCTCAGCAGGAGACTTCGCCATGGAAGCAGGGCACCAAGAAGCGTTCGACCTCCTCCTCAGAACCGGAATCCAATCCGAGCTGATCCTGGGAACCATCGCTCGCAAAGAAACCAAGAACGAGTACTCCAACCGAGAGTATCTCCAAGACCGAGTCACCTTCAGCGAGGACAAGATAATGGATAACGAGAGCAAAGGAGTCATGATGGCTTGGGAGAAGCCGCTGATGGAAGCTCACGCCAAAGCCATATGCACAAACGGCGGGTCGATTCTCAACGTCGGTTTCGGTATGGGACTCGTCGATACAGCGATACAACGGTATAATCCGACAAAACACACGATCGTGGAAGCTCATCCGGATGTGTACAAGCGTATGATCGAGTCCGGTTGGGGTGAGAAGGAGAACGTGAGGATTGTGTTCGGGAGGTGGCAGGATGTTGTCGATGAGCTTGATGAATGTGGCTACGATGGGGTGTTTTTCGATACGTATGGAGAGTATTACGAAGATTTGTGGGAGTTTCATCAGAGACTTCCGAAGCTTTTGAAGCCCGATGGGGTTTATTCGTATTTTAATGGGTTTTGCGGGAGTAATGCGTTTTTTCATGTTGTGTATTGTAACCTGGTGACGTTGGAGATTGAGAGTTTGGGGTTTAGTACTCAGTTGATTCCTTTGCCGGTTAAGGATTGTCTTGGTGATGAAGTTTGGGAAGGTGTCAAGCAAAAATATTGGCAGCTTGATACTTATTATCTCCCTGTTTGTCAGTTTAGTGAGTGA
- the LOC108861750 gene encoding 1-aminocyclopropane-1-carboxylate synthase 5 — protein MKQLSTKVTSNGHGQDSSYFLGWEEYEKNPYDEIKNPDGMIQMGLAENQLCFDLIESWLAKNPDAASLKRNGQSIFKELALFQDYHGMPEFKKAMAEFMEEIRGNRVTFDPKNIVLAAGSTSANETLMFCLAEPGDAFLLPTPYYPGFDRDLKWRTGAEIVPIHCSSSNGFQITESALQQAYQQAHKLDLKVKGVLVTNPSNPLGTALTRRELNLLVDFITSKNIHLISDEIYSGTMFGFEQFISVMDVLKDKKLENTEVSKRVHVVYSLSKDLGLPGFRVGAIYSNDDMIVSAATKMSSFGLVSSQTQYLLSALLSDKKFTSQYLEENQKRLKSRQKRLVSGLESAGITCLRSNAGLFCWVDMRHLLDTNTFEAELDLWKKIVYNVKLNISPGSSCHCTEPGWFRVCFANMSEGTLDLALKRLKTFVESTDCGRMISRSSHERLKSLRKKTVSNWVFRVSWSDRVPDER, from the exons atgaaacagcTTTCAACAAAAGTGACAAGCAATGGTCATGGGCAAGACTCATCCTACTTCTTGGGATGGGAAGAGTACGAGAAGAATCCTTACGATGAGATCAAGAACCCTGATGGGATGATCCAGATGGGTCTTGCTGAAAACCAGCTATGTTTCGATTTAATCGAGTCATGGCTAGCTAAGAACCCAGACGCAGCTAGTCTCAAGAGGAACGGTCAATCCATTTTCAAGGAGCTTGCTCTCTTTCAAGACTATCACGGCATGCCTGAATTCAAAAAA gCTATGGCTGAGTTCATGGAAGAAATAAGAGGAAACAGAGTCACGTTTGATCCCAAAAACATTGTTTTAGCCGCTGGTTCGACCTCTGCGAACGAGACTCTCATGTTTTGTCTCGCAGAGCCTGGCGATGCTTTCCTTTTGCCTACTCCTTACTATCCTGG ATTTGATAGAGATCTTAAATGGAGAACAGGAGCTGAGATTGTGCCAATCCACTGCTCAAGCTCTAATGGCTTCCAAATCACGGAATCAGCTCTACAACAAGCTTACCAACAAGCCCATAAGCTTGATCTCAAAGTCAAAGGAGTTCTTGTCACAAACCCATCAAACCCACTTGGCACTGCGTTGACCAGACGTGAGCTCAACCTTCTCGTTGACTTCATCACTTCCAAGAACATTCATCTCATCAGCGACGAGATCTACTCAGGCACCATGTTCGGGTTCGAACAGTTCATAAGCGTGATGGATGTCTTGAAAGACAAGAAACTCGAAAACACCGAGGTTTCTAAAAGAGTCCACGTAGTTTACAGCCTTTCCAAGGATCTTGGACTTCCTGGTTTCCGCGTGGGAGCGATCTACTCCAACGACGATATGATCGTGTCCGCAGCGACTAAAATGTCGAGTTTTGGTCTTGTTTCTTCTCAGACTCAGTACCTTCTCTCTGCATTGCTCTCAGACAAGAAGTTCACAAGCCAGTACCTCGAAGAGAATCAGAAACGACTCAAGTCCAGACAGAAACGCCTAGTGTCTGGTCTTGAGTCCGCGGGGATTACTTGCCTGAGAAGCAACGCGGGTTTGTTCTGTTGGGTCGACATGAGACACCTCTTGGACACAAACACATTCGAAGCAGAGCTCGACCTCTGGAAAAAGATTGTCTACAACGTGAAACTAAACATCTCGCCCGGTTCGTCCTGCCACTGCACCGAACCGggttggtttagggtttgtttcgCTAATATGAGCGAGGGTACACTCGATTTGGCCTTGAAGAGGCTCAAAACATTCGTAGAGTCCACGGACTGTGGACGGATGATATCAAGAAGCAGCCATGAAAGGCTCAAGAGTTTGAGGAAGAAGACAGTCTCTAACTGGGTTTTCCGGGTTTCATGGTCCGACCGTGTACCTGATGAGCGATGA
- the LOC108805121 gene encoding probable pectin methylesterase CGR3: MSRRQVGGSTRRGGDSGSFPFVGALHSKSRSSPLLSICLVLVGACLLIGYAFSGPGLFKTIREVSKITGDYSCTSEVQRAIPVLKNAYGDSMRKVLHVGPETCSVVSTLLKEEETEAWGVEPYDVEDADSNCKSLLRKGLVRVADIKFPLPYRSKSFSVVIVSDALDYLSPKYLNKTVPELARVASDGVVLFAGNPGKQKAKAAELSKVGRPAKMRSSSWWTRFFSQTNLEENEAGSKKFEKAASKMSYKPACQVFHLKPLH, encoded by the exons ATGTCAAGAAGGCAAGTAGGAGGTTCCACGAGGCGTGGAGGGGATAGTGGAAGCTTTCCATTTGTAGGAGCTTTGCACTCTAAATCACGTTCCTCTCCTCTGCTTTCTATTTGCCTTGTTCTCGTG GGAGCATGCCTTCTCATTGGTTATGCTTTCAGTGGTCCAG GTTTGTTTAAAACTATCAGAGAAGTCAGCAAGATCACAG gTGACTATTCCTGCACATCAGAAGTTCAAAGAGCCATTCCTGTTCTCAAGAATGCTTACGGAGATAGCATGCGGAAAGTCTTGCACGTGGGTCCTGAAACATGCTCAGTGGTGTCTACACTGTTGAAGGAAGAAGAGACTGAAGCATGGGGTGTTGAGCCGTATGATGTAGAGGATGCAGACTCCAACTGCAAAAGTCTTTTGCGTAAAGGCCTTGTACGTGTGGCTGACATCAAGTTCCCTCTGCCTTACCGGTCTAAGTCATTTTCTGTTGTGATCGTCTCGGATGCTCTGGATTACCTCTCACCAAAGTATCTGAACAAAACCGTTCCTGAACTTGCGCGGGTTGCTTCAGATGGTGTCGTTCTCTTCGCAG GTAATCCTGGTAAGCAAAAGGCTAAAGCTGCAGAGTTGTCAAAAGTGGGACGACCG GCTAAAATGCGTAGCTCGTCCTGGTGGACCCGTTTCTTCTCACAGACGAACTTAGAGGAAAACGAAGCAGGAAGCAAGAAATTCGAAAAAGCAGCGTCCAAGATGTCATACAAACCAGCTTGTCAAGTCTTCCACCTCAAGCCATTACATTAG
- the LOC108861749 gene encoding putative pentatricopeptide repeat-containing protein At5g65820, whose product MHRFSHILESFLSKRQFVSQSPQFKSQFDLIHRSVHVSRALQSNFRRSNGTGLVCLENSHEEDRTKTTSNNDEFSSDVEKAYRILRRFHSRAPKLELALDESGVELRPGLIERVLNRCGDAGNLGYRFFVWAAKRPGHHYCHSRQVYRSMVKIISKMRRFGAVWSLIEEMRKENPQLIEPELFAVLARRFEGSDMVRKAVEVLDEMREPDEYVFACLLDALCENGCVKDGARLFEDMRLRFRMDRRYFASLLCGWCKEGRMMEAEHVLVQMKEAGFEPEVVDYANLVSGYAGAGKMADAYEVLKDMRRRGFEPSASCYTVLIQALCKVERMEEAMSVFGEMERYECEADTVTYTELVSGFCKSGKIVKCYGLLDDMIKKGLVPSQLTYMHLMAAHEKRENLDECLELMEKMKQTGYDHLDLDVYNVVIRLACKLGEVKEAVRLWNEMEASGLRPEVDTFVIMINGLITRGCLLEACEQFKEMVTRGLFSVPQHVTLKSLLNSVLRDGKLEMAEDVWSCVRSKGTCELNVSSWTIWIHALFSKGYLKEACSYCVEMIEMDFMMQPDTFAKLMKGLKKLYNREFAVEITEKVRSMAAEREMSFKMYKRRGVEDLSEKAKARKDRQGKKNKRGRTP is encoded by the coding sequence ATGCATAGATTCTCCCACATACTCGAGAGTTTTCTCAGCAAACGCCAATTCGTATCTCAATCTCCCCAATTCAAGTCTCAGTTTGACCTAATCCACAGAAGTGTTCACGTCTCCAGAGCTCTCCAATCCAACTTCCGAAGAAGCAACGGGACTGGCTTAGTCTGTCTCGAGAACAGCCACGAAGAAGACCGCACGAAAACCACCTCCAACAACGACGAGTTCTCGAGCGACGTAGAGAAGGCGTACAGAATCCTCCGGAGATTCCACTCCAGAGCTCCGAAACTAGAACTCGCGCTCGACGAATCCGGCGTCGAGCTCCGCCCCGGGCTGATCGAACGCGTCCTGAACCGCTGCGGAGACGCCGGGAACCTAGGTTACAGATTCTTCGTCTGGGCGGCGAAGCGGCCTGGGCACCACTATTGCCACAGCCGCCAAGTGTACAGATCGATGGTGAAAATCATAAGCAAGATGCGGCGGTTCGGAGCCGTTTGGAGTTTGATCGAGGAGATGAGGAAGGAGAACCCGCAGCTGATCGAGCCGGAGCTTTTCGCCGTTCTCGCGAGGAGGTTCGAAGGTTCGGATATGGTGAGGAAAGCCGTCGAGGTGCTCGACGAAATGCGTGAGCCGGACGAGTACGTGTTCGCGTGTTTGCTCGATGCGTTGTGTGAGAACGGTTGCGTTAAGGACGGTGCGAGGCTTTTCGAGGATATGAGGTTGCGGTTTCGGATGGATCGTAGGTATTTCGCGTCGTTGTTGTGTGGTTGGTGTAAGGAAGGGAGGATGATGGAAGCTGAGCATGTTTTGGTTCAGATGAAGGAAGCTGGGTTTGAGCCGGAGGTTGTTGATTACGCCAACTTGGTGAGTGGTTATGCTGGCGCTGGTAAAATGGCTGATGCTTATGAGGTGTTGAAAGATATGAGGAGGAGAGGGTTTGAGCCGAGTGCAAGTTGTTACACTGTTTTGATCCAGGCGTTGTGTAAGGTGGAGAGAATGGAGGAGGCGATGAGTGTGTTTGGTGAGATGGAGAGATATGAATGCGAGGCTGATACTGTGACTTACACTGAGTTGGTGAGTGGGTTTTGTAAATCGGGGAAGATTGTCAAGTGTTACGGTTTGTTAGATGATATGATAAAGAAAGGGCTCGTGCCGTCCCAGCTTACGTATATGCATCTCATGGCGGCTCATGAGAAGAGAGAAAATCTGGACGAGTGTTTGGAGttgatggagaagatgaagcaGACAGGGTATGATCATCTCGATCTTGACGTTTACAATGTCGTTATCAGATTGGCTTGTAAGCTGGGGGAAGTAAAAGAAGCTGTTCGGTTATGGAACGAAATGGAAGCAAGCGGTTTGCGTCCCGAAGTAGATACGTTTGTTATTATGATCAATGGATTAATAACCCGAGGTTGTTTACTCGAAGCCTGCGAACAGTTCAAAGAAATGGTAACTCGTGGACTGTTCTCCGTGCCTCAGCACGTGACTTTGAAGTCGTTACTGAACTCTGTTTTAAGAGACGGGAAGCTCGAAATGGCTGAAGATGTTTGGAGTTGCGTCAGGAGCAAAGGCACATGCGAGCTGAATGTATCGTCGTGGACGATATGGATCCACGCGTTGTTCTCGAAAGGTTATTTGAAGGAGGCATGCTCTTATTGTGTTGAAATGATAGAGATGGACTTTATGATGCAACCTGATACATTTGCTAAGCTTATGAAGGGTTTGAAGAAACTGTATAATAGGGAATTCGCGGTGGAGATTACGGAGAAGGTGAGGAGTATGGCAGCTGAGAGAGAGATGAGTTTTAAGATGTATAAGAGAAGAGGTGTGGAGGATTTGAGTGAGAAAGCTAAAGCTAGAAAAGATAGACAAGGGAAGAAGAATAAGCGGGGGAGGACTCCGTAA